In Pedobacter sp. WC2423, the following are encoded in one genomic region:
- a CDS encoding trehalase family glycosidase, protein MITNLRKVSRAETGRIWRLALLTCVIFIAALQHANAQKIKFRFKTDTALLNLRKKLFVEDSLMKKGIMQDQDTKKNYFTGYNYKTLYDWDQYFESIVQLYMGKPSTCIINGVTIFLDHQRADGLIVRAVPENRKRNEHVKPFLCQIALLVFDNYHETAWLNEFYFQRLQKYLDYWLIQMDGDQNGLSEWMSAPHTGMDNQHERAGWWFDRKSEGVDLNCYLVKELRAFATIAERSGKKNVAHIYRLKADRKAELIRTRLWDEKTGFFYDHQYKGNALISVKSIAGFAPLWAGIASKKQARRIIYDQLMNPQEFWSTWPVPALARSEPGYSETLLKDDLGCSWRANTWIPTNYMLYHSLKYYGYHELASIIAFKTHELLKKSGNREYYHSESGTGVGLDPFWGWSLLGHFFLYEDKSSFDITRFSRDGINLNLQ, encoded by the coding sequence ATGATAACAAATTTAAGGAAGGTAAGCAGAGCTGAAACCGGCAGAATATGGCGTTTAGCTTTACTCACCTGTGTAATATTTATAGCTGCTCTTCAGCATGCAAATGCTCAAAAAATAAAATTCCGCTTTAAAACTGATACGGCACTTTTGAATCTCCGTAAAAAGCTTTTTGTAGAGGATTCTTTAATGAAAAAAGGAATTATGCAGGATCAGGATACGAAGAAAAATTATTTTACAGGATATAATTATAAAACTTTATATGATTGGGATCAATATTTTGAATCAATAGTTCAACTGTATATGGGGAAACCTTCTACCTGTATAATTAATGGGGTGACTATTTTTCTTGATCATCAACGTGCTGATGGATTGATTGTCAGAGCAGTACCTGAAAATAGAAAACGCAACGAGCATGTCAAGCCGTTCCTATGCCAGATAGCGTTGCTTGTTTTCGATAATTATCATGAAACTGCATGGCTGAATGAATTCTATTTTCAACGCCTGCAAAAATATCTTGATTATTGGCTGATCCAGATGGATGGAGATCAAAATGGATTAAGTGAATGGATGAGCGCGCCGCATACTGGAATGGATAATCAGCATGAGCGGGCGGGCTGGTGGTTTGACAGAAAAAGTGAAGGGGTTGATTTGAATTGTTATCTGGTAAAGGAATTGCGTGCATTTGCAACTATAGCTGAAAGATCAGGCAAAAAAAACGTTGCCCATATTTACCGGTTAAAAGCTGACCGAAAGGCAGAGTTAATAAGAACCAGGTTATGGGATGAAAAAACTGGTTTTTTTTATGATCATCAATATAAAGGTAACGCACTTATCTCTGTTAAAAGTATAGCTGGTTTTGCGCCTTTATGGGCTGGAATAGCTAGTAAAAAGCAAGCGCGCAGAATTATTTATGATCAGCTGATGAATCCGCAGGAATTTTGGAGTACATGGCCGGTACCTGCCCTGGCAAGATCAGAACCCGGCTATTCAGAGACCTTGTTAAAAGATGATTTAGGATGTAGCTGGCGCGCAAATACCTGGATACCTACAAACTATATGCTTTACCATTCTTTAAAGTATTATGGCTATCATGAGTTAGCGTCAATTATAGCATTTAAAACCCATGAGCTATTAAAAAAATCAGGAAATCGTGAATATTATCATTCTGAATCAGGAACAGGCGTTGGTTTAGATCCATTTTGGGGATGGAGTTTATTGGGCCATTTCTTCCTGTACGAAGATAAGTCTTCTTTTGATATAACCAGATTTAGCAGGGATGGGATTAACTTAAATTTGCAGTAG
- a CDS encoding glycosyltransferase, which yields MGIVYVLGTRNTAPSGGVMRLYQFVDTLNANNIESFIIYNTNPGLDWFTHSTKTTEFKSVQITQDDLLIIPEVMADKVLTIFPGVRKIIFNQNSFKTFKPFIHGNFSDVRKAYFHPDVVQTIVASDYDVNVLSRLFPGIKLGRFYYGINDKLFYFQPNKKKIISVMPRKQREDALFLECLLKTNHKLNDFEIKIIDEMPYEECAEILRESAIFLSFSYQESFGLPPAEAMACGCIVIGYHGQGGKEFFKKELSYSIEQSNLIEYAEQVNKVIEQYTTNYFGTLQIGKRASEYILEKYSMAKQEKSILDIIRPLMLQPHSR from the coding sequence ATGGGTATAGTATATGTATTAGGAACAAGAAATACTGCCCCATCTGGCGGAGTAATGAGGTTATATCAGTTTGTAGATACGTTAAATGCAAATAACATCGAGAGTTTTATAATTTATAATACGAACCCGGGCCTGGATTGGTTTACGCATTCAACAAAGACAACAGAATTTAAATCAGTCCAGATTACACAAGATGATTTATTAATTATTCCTGAAGTTATGGCAGATAAAGTATTAACCATTTTCCCCGGAGTCAGGAAAATAATATTTAATCAGAATTCCTTCAAGACTTTCAAACCCTTCATCCATGGTAATTTTTCAGATGTCAGAAAAGCTTATTTTCATCCGGATGTAGTACAGACAATTGTAGCGTCAGACTATGATGTTAATGTATTAAGCAGATTATTTCCAGGAATTAAATTAGGCAGATTTTATTATGGGATAAACGACAAACTATTCTACTTTCAACCAAATAAGAAAAAAATAATTTCAGTAATGCCAAGAAAACAAAGGGAAGATGCCCTTTTTCTCGAATGTTTGCTAAAAACTAATCATAAATTAAATGATTTTGAAATCAAAATCATTGATGAAATGCCTTATGAGGAATGTGCTGAAATATTGAGAGAATCTGCCATCTTTTTATCTTTTAGTTATCAGGAAAGTTTTGGCCTTCCTCCTGCCGAAGCAATGGCTTGCGGATGTATCGTTATCGGATATCATGGTCAGGGAGGAAAAGAGTTCTTCAAAAAAGAGTTAAGTTATAGCATAGAACAATCAAATCTGATTGAATATGCAGAACAAGTAAATAAAGTTATAGAACAATATACGACCAATTACTTTGGCACATTACAAATTGGAAAACGAGCTTCTGAATACATATTAGAAAAATATTCCATGGCTAAACAGGAAAAATCAATATTAGATATCATAAGGCCGCTGATGCTGCAACCTCATAGCCGGTAG
- a CDS encoding DUF892 family protein codes for MTESTDKTTQFHQLFTAELEEMLWASEHLLKLLYSLTLVAENDSLKSMLHSYLDKTVVHVQRLKDIFERLKQQPKARKCQGMAGLIIEAGLLIEHTDQNAQVTDTAILMIMQKINQYEMAGYESMVTFAEQWHHHFIKEILLATLKEKWQADTELASITLMVMTP; via the coding sequence ATGACAGAATCTACAGATAAAACGACCCAGTTTCATCAGCTCTTCACAGCAGAATTGGAAGAAATGTTATGGGCCAGTGAGCACCTGTTAAAATTACTGTATTCATTAACGCTCGTCGCTGAAAACGATAGCCTGAAATCAATGCTCCATAGCTATCTGGATAAAACTGTAGTTCATGTTCAACGGCTCAAAGATATCTTTGAAAGATTAAAGCAGCAGCCAAAAGCACGAAAATGCCAGGGTATGGCAGGCCTCATCATAGAGGCAGGATTATTAATTGAACATACAGATCAGAATGCACAGGTAACTGATACTGCTATACTGATGATCATGCAGAAAATCAATCAATATGAAATGGCCGGTTATGAGTCTATGGTCACGTTTGCAGAACAATGGCATCATCATTTTATTAAAGAGATATTGCTCGCTACATTAAAAGAGAAATGGCAGGCAGACACAGAATTAGCCAGCATAACTTTAATGGTTATGACTCCTTAA
- a CDS encoding sodium/solute symporter (Members of the Solute:Sodium Symporter (SSS), TC 2.A.21 as described in tcdb.org, catalyze solute:Na+ symport. Known solutes for members of the family include sugars, amino acids, nucleosides, inositols, vitamins, urea or anions, depending on the system.): MNSKLSLGGIGVFVIYFIIVALYGYYVYKKKSKVNDSKNFFLAEGSLTWWAIGASIIASNISAEQFIGMSGEGFFAGIAVAVYEWLGAAVLILVAVFFMPVYIKNKIYTMPQFLKNRYNGSVALIMSVFWIFLYVFINLTSILYLGALAINGLIGGEYFHIVMICLAVFAIIITLGGMRVIGYTDVIQVGVLIIGGLATTYMTLTIVGEKFGVGSEAIAGFKVLLREAPEHFHLMLAKPKPGASQVDINKYLILPAVGMYAAGQWISNLNYWGCNQYITQRALGADLQTARTGILFASLLKILMPVIVMLPGIIAYVLYKGGHLQLTGGKDSAYSAILSLLPPELKGLAAAALTAAIVASLAGKCNSISTIFTLDIYKKHINTLSSEQRMVWTGRMAIVVSMVVAVLFTWNDLLGIGRAGGYTFVQKYTSYISPGVFATFILGMFWKRTNSIAAFTGIIFGFLISVFFNEFAVKVFGPETILYTAFPNMDGIYEIPFFICLSWSFLITVLVMVGTSILGPRINPKAFELDAEMFKLKPSSIVLIVSIMLLLIAIYARFW; this comes from the coding sequence ATGAACTCGAAACTCTCACTGGGGGGTATTGGCGTCTTTGTAATTTATTTTATCATCGTCGCTTTATATGGATACTACGTTTATAAAAAGAAAAGTAAGGTTAATGATTCCAAGAATTTCTTTTTAGCTGAAGGGTCACTGACCTGGTGGGCGATCGGGGCTTCAATTATTGCTTCTAATATTTCTGCAGAACAATTTATCGGGATGAGCGGGGAAGGTTTTTTCGCGGGTATAGCCGTTGCTGTTTATGAATGGCTGGGTGCTGCGGTGCTGATCCTTGTGGCTGTATTTTTTATGCCTGTATATATTAAGAATAAGATCTATACTATGCCTCAGTTCCTTAAAAACAGGTACAATGGCAGCGTGGCACTGATCATGAGCGTATTCTGGATTTTCCTTTATGTTTTTATCAATTTAACTTCTATTTTATATTTGGGGGCCTTAGCTATCAATGGATTGATAGGTGGAGAATATTTTCATATCGTGATGATCTGTCTGGCCGTATTTGCCATTATAATTACACTGGGCGGTATGCGGGTTATTGGCTATACAGATGTAATTCAGGTAGGGGTATTGATTATTGGCGGGCTGGCTACGACCTATATGACTTTAACGATTGTTGGTGAAAAATTTGGTGTGGGCAGTGAAGCTATTGCTGGTTTTAAAGTGCTGCTCAGAGAAGCACCGGAACATTTCCATCTGATGCTGGCCAAACCTAAGCCAGGTGCTTCACAGGTGGATATTAATAAATATCTGATTCTTCCTGCTGTGGGAATGTATGCTGCAGGTCAGTGGATCAGCAACCTGAACTATTGGGGCTGCAATCAATATATCACACAACGTGCATTGGGGGCCGATTTACAGACAGCCCGTACAGGTATTCTTTTTGCAAGTCTGCTTAAAATATTAATGCCAGTTATTGTGATGCTGCCCGGAATTATAGCTTATGTGTTATATAAAGGTGGCCACCTGCAGTTGACAGGGGGCAAAGACAGTGCATACTCTGCTATACTTAGTTTGCTGCCTCCTGAATTAAAAGGTTTGGCTGCTGCTGCTTTAACCGCTGCTATTGTAGCTTCACTGGCTGGGAAATGTAATAGTATATCCACTATTTTTACACTTGATATTTATAAAAAACATATCAACACACTATCAAGTGAACAGCGCATGGTCTGGACAGGGCGTATGGCTATTGTCGTTTCGATGGTAGTTGCTGTCTTGTTTACCTGGAATGATTTACTGGGGATCGGAAGGGCAGGTGGTTATACCTTCGTTCAAAAATACACCAGTTATATCAGTCCCGGAGTTTTTGCAACTTTCATTTTAGGGATGTTCTGGAAACGTACCAATAGTATTGCAGCTTTTACGGGCATTATCTTTGGCTTTCTGATCTCTGTTTTCTTTAATGAATTCGCCGTTAAGGTATTTGGCCCGGAGACGATTTTATATACAGCTTTCCCAAATATGGATGGGATCTATGAAATTCCATTCTTTATTTGCCTGAGCTGGTCTTTCCTCATCACTGTATTGGTGATGGTTGGCACAAGTATTTTAGGCCCGCGTATTAATCCTAAAGCATTTGAACTGGATGCAGAGATGTTTAAGCTCAAACCGTCTTCAATTGTATTAATCGTATCTATTATGCTGCTGTTAATTGCTATTTATGCACGTTTCTGGTAA
- a CDS encoding inositol oxygenase family protein gives MKEATSSAQENPLNSLDQWEDDLLERYPDPKAIAQEKDTAAFRNYETPEKAAVKEFYRLQHLNQTYDFVQQKRAEYLKFAQMEMSVWEAFDFLNQLVDDSDPDTDLDQLQHLLQTSEAIRSQGHPDWMVLTGLFHDMGKVLCLFGEPQWAVVGDSYPVGCAYSDKIVFSEFFADNPDFKNPLYNTKYGIYEPGCGLDNVTMTWGHDEYVYHLLKDYLPEQALYMLRYHSFYPQHRENAYAHLMTSHDKKMFKWVDLFNPFDLYSKSAVPPDWKTLKPYYEDLVAKYLPAKLKF, from the coding sequence ATGAAAGAAGCAACCAGTTCAGCACAGGAGAATCCGTTAAATTCACTCGATCAATGGGAAGACGATTTGTTGGAACGCTATCCGGACCCTAAAGCAATTGCTCAGGAAAAGGACACTGCTGCATTCAGAAATTATGAAACACCTGAAAAAGCAGCTGTCAAAGAGTTTTACAGGTTGCAGCATCTCAACCAAACTTATGATTTTGTACAACAGAAAAGAGCGGAATATCTGAAGTTTGCTCAAATGGAAATGTCTGTTTGGGAAGCCTTTGATTTTTTAAATCAACTGGTAGATGACTCCGATCCGGATACTGACCTTGACCAGCTGCAACATTTATTACAAACCAGTGAAGCGATCCGAAGCCAGGGACATCCCGACTGGATGGTACTGACCGGGCTTTTTCATGACATGGGAAAAGTACTTTGTTTATTCGGTGAACCACAATGGGCGGTAGTAGGTGATAGTTATCCTGTAGGCTGCGCTTATTCCGATAAAATAGTTTTCTCCGAATTTTTTGCAGATAACCCTGATTTTAAAAATCCTCTATACAATACAAAATATGGGATTTATGAGCCCGGATGTGGATTGGATAACGTAACTATGACCTGGGGACATGATGAATATGTGTATCATTTATTGAAAGACTATCTGCCGGAACAAGCCTTGTATATGCTTCGTTATCATTCATTTTATCCTCAGCACCGGGAAAATGCCTATGCACACCTGATGACCAGCCACGATAAAAAAATGTTTAAATGGGTAGATCTGTTTAATCCTTTTGATCTTTATTCTAAAAGTGCGGTTCCACCAGACTGGAAAACGCTAAAACCTTATTATGAAGATCTGGTTGCTAAATATCTGCCTGCTAAATTAAAGTTTTAA